From one Pseudomonas fluorescens genomic stretch:
- a CDS encoding TIGR01777 family oxidoreductase encodes MHILLTGGTGLIGQHLCQHWLAQGHRLTVWSRRPEQVGRLCGAGVRGIARLDELDDDDSVDALINLAGAPIADRPWSSSRRALLWASRITLTEQLLAWLERRQQRPEVLISGSAVGWYGDGGERELTEASQPVKEDFASQLCIAWEETAMAAQPLGIRVVLVRTGLVLSSEGGFLSRLRLPFKLGLGGPIGDGRQWMPWIHIHDQIALIDFLLQHKDASGPYNACAPEPVRNREFARRLGRAMHRPAFMPLPALVLKAGLGELSTLLLGGQRARPVRLLAAGFTFRFNDLQSALDELSSRL; translated from the coding sequence ATGCATATATTGCTGACCGGCGGTACCGGGTTGATCGGCCAACACCTGTGTCAGCACTGGCTGGCCCAGGGGCATCGGTTGACGGTCTGGAGTCGACGCCCTGAGCAGGTGGGCAGGTTATGTGGTGCTGGCGTGCGCGGCATTGCCCGTCTCGATGAGCTGGACGATGACGATAGCGTGGATGCGCTGATCAACCTGGCCGGTGCGCCGATCGCCGATCGGCCCTGGAGCTCCAGCCGTCGCGCCTTGCTCTGGGCCAGCCGTATCACCTTGACCGAGCAACTGCTGGCGTGGCTGGAGAGGCGCCAGCAGCGCCCCGAGGTGCTGATCTCGGGCTCGGCGGTAGGCTGGTATGGCGATGGTGGCGAGCGTGAACTCACCGAAGCCTCGCAGCCGGTCAAGGAGGATTTTGCCAGTCAGCTGTGCATCGCCTGGGAAGAAACTGCCATGGCCGCGCAGCCGCTGGGGATCCGTGTGGTGCTGGTGCGTACCGGCCTGGTGCTGTCGAGCGAGGGCGGCTTTTTGTCGCGCCTGCGCCTGCCGTTCAAACTGGGGCTGGGCGGGCCTATCGGCGATGGTCGCCAGTGGATGCCGTGGATCCATATACACGACCAGATCGCCCTGATTGATTTTCTCTTGCAGCACAAGGATGCCAGCGGTCCTTATAATGCCTGCGCCCCGGAGCCGGTGCGCAACCGCGAGTTTGCCAGGCGTCTGGGCCGGGCCATGCATCGCCCGGCGTTCATGCCGCTGCCGGCGCTGGTGCTCAAGGCCGGGCTTGGCGAGTTGTCGACCCTGCTGCTGGGTGGGCAACGGGCGCGGCCGGTACGTTTGCTGGCTGCCGGTTTCACCTTCCGCTTCAATGATCTGCAATCGGCCCTGGATGAACTGTCCAGCCGCCTCTGA